The following nucleotide sequence is from Aneurinibacillus soli.
TTTTTCATGCCTTCAAACGTCTGGGCCATTGTCTTTGAAATATTCAGACTATTATCGAGCGTCTTTTCGGTCTGTGCCGCTTTTTCAGCAGCAATCGACATGGCTAGATGCTCCGATTCAGCAATCGCTTTTGTTCTCGTTTCCATTGCAATCAAACTGATCATCGATACGACAATAATGGTGACTGTACTCATAATCATCAGAAGTATTTTGGCCCGTAATCTCATATTCCCCATCTCCTCATCCACTGTAAAATCGTGTATAAGGAGAGTATCACAAAATCAGGAACAATCTTCCATCAGGGTATTCCCCACATCCCCCTGGATAATTCCCTATGTCACAGTTGCGTATTCCCTACTTTACTCCCGCAGATTCGTAGTCAGCCGTCTGTACATACGTATTTTCCCTAACCGGAATATAGGTGTGAATAGAAGTGCCACTTCCCTGCTGCGAGCGAATGACTACTTGTCCAAGCAGCAAACTCGCACGTTCCTGCATGCTGAACATGCCAATCCCACCGCCACCTTCCCTAAGAATACGGCTTGCATCGAAGCCACATCCATAATCTTGTACGTTCATATGAATATGCTCATCTGCGTGGATCAGTGTAATATCGATCACGTCTGTACCCGAATATTTTACCGCATTCGTAAGTGCTTCCTGGCAAATACGGTACAGTGCGGTTTCAATTTCCGGGGCAAGCCGCCCTCGGATGCCATCTACTTGTAGCGCAATCTGAATTCGATATGTCTCGCGGCAACGGGTGGTATAAGAACGAAGTGCCGGAATGAGTCCAAGATCATCAAGAGTGCTCGGGCGCAGCTGTGTTGCAATCTCTTTCACTTCTGTCATCGCCTGCCCTACCATGCTCTCGGTGTCCTGTAACACTTCTCTCATCTGCTGATCTTCTATGCTTCGCTTCGCCATTTTGATTCTCACAATAGTGCTATATAGAGCCTGTCCGACTCCATCATGCAGTTCACGTGATACACGCTTGCGCTCCTCTTCCTGGGCCTGCATGACTAGCGTCGTCATTTTTTTCTCGCTTTCTTGCAATTTCTCTGCAGTTTCCTGCCATTTTATCTCTACTTCTTCTTTCTCTTCGTACACCTGCTGGAACTGCGGGTAGAAGATGCCTTTCAGCAAAAAGAAATAGCCGAAAAATTTATAGACATGCCCAACTAAATTCTCAATGTCATTCACGCTTTTGTAAAGCGTAAACGATATCTCCCCAATCAAAATAAAGCAGATCCCCGTCATCACAACAAGTAAGTCGCCACTCTTATTCTTTTTATAATACATCCAGAGCAAAACAACATTGCTAATATGCAGCAGACTAATCGAGTATTCAAACATAAACTTTAGCAGCGTAACTCCTTGGCCCTCTTTTACAAGTAAAGGTAAATCCGTAATGAAATAAGAAACAGTAATGAGGAAAAACGCCATATATACACAAGCAAAAAGTAACACTCTGATTCGCGATTGCAAAAAAGAGACCTTGTCAAAATCTTTGTAGAGAATAAACGTAAGTCCGATACTTTCTGTCGTTCGTGCAGCAATCCATAACCAGGTCGCCCGCGCCACGGCATATCTTTCATCAAAAAAAGGCATTCCTTTATATGCAAACGTATGGATTAGATCGAACATCCCTACGCATAAAAACACAATGCCGATCAGGAAGTGGCTTCGATTTTGATCACGCGAAGACGTCAGCCATGCCTGCATAAAAATCGAAAAGGAAACAAATATACTGAAAAATTCCAAAAAAGTATGTGAAACAAGGAAGTATGATCGATCATAAAACGAAAAATGATGCATAGGATGCAAGTTGATGATAATAAAAAAAAGCAAACCCATCCCTATCGAGATAATCGTTTTTCTCTCCTGCTGTTTTACCAGGATTTCATTCATTATGAGAGCTCCCTCTTTGTAAATCTGTTTCCACCCATTTTTTTCATTGTAGTAGTCTATCAGAAAAAAAGAAAGCCTTTCGCCCTAATCCATTCGAGTTTTCTTTCGATCCATAAAAAAAGAGACCTGCCCGATTATGACAGATCTCCTGCTCTTCTAGCTCAACTTTACTTTGGCGAATTTCCGCTTGCCCACCTGTACAATCATACCGTCTTCTACCACTATATGATCATCGACAGACTCGACTTTTTCTTCATTAATTTTGACTGCACCCTGCTGCACCATTCTGCGCGCTTCACCATTCGTCGGTACAAGCTCAAGTACAGACAAAAGTTTTACAATCCACAGCTTGCCGTCTTCAAGCTCGGTCGTTGCCACTTCTTTTTCCGGGATATCAGTCGGCAACGCGCGCTGCTGGAATACGGTTTTGAAGTGATTCTCCGCTTCATCTGCAGCTTCCTCACCATGGTACATCTGCACGAACGTACGCGCAAGCCGCATCTTCGCATCACGTGGATGCACCGAACCGTCGGCAAGCCCTGCTTTAAGCTGGGCGAGTTCTTCAAGTGTAATGTCTGTTGCCAGCTCATAGTATTTAACCATCAACTCATCCGGAATGGACATCGACTTGCCGTAAATTTCGTTTGGTGCTTCGCTAATGCCGATATAATTACCAAGACTTTTGCTCATCTTCTGTACGCCATCGAGTCCTTCGATAATCGGCATCGTCAGTGCACACTGTTGTTCCTGACCGTATTCTTTCTGCAACTGACGTCCCATCAGCAGATTAAACTTCTGGTCTGTGCCGCCAAGCTCAACATCGCTCTCAAGCGCTACAGAATCATAGCCTTGCATAAGCGGATAGAAAAATTCATGAATGCTGATCGGCTGGTTGCTCGTATAGCG
It contains:
- a CDS encoding sensor histidine kinase; translated protein: MNEILVKQQERKTIISIGMGLLFFIIINLHPMHHFSFYDRSYFLVSHTFLEFFSIFVSFSIFMQAWLTSSRDQNRSHFLIGIVFLCVGMFDLIHTFAYKGMPFFDERYAVARATWLWIAARTTESIGLTFILYKDFDKVSFLQSRIRVLLFACVYMAFFLITVSYFITDLPLLVKEGQGVTLLKFMFEYSISLLHISNVVLLWMYYKKNKSGDLLVVMTGICFILIGEISFTLYKSVNDIENLVGHVYKFFGYFFLLKGIFYPQFQQVYEEKEEVEIKWQETAEKLQESEKKMTTLVMQAQEEERKRVSRELHDGVGQALYSTIVRIKMAKRSIEDQQMREVLQDTESMVGQAMTEVKEIATQLRPSTLDDLGLIPALRSYTTRCRETYRIQIALQVDGIRGRLAPEIETALYRICQEALTNAVKYSGTDVIDITLIHADEHIHMNVQDYGCGFDASRILREGGGGIGMFSMQERASLLLGQVVIRSQQGSGTSIHTYIPVRENTYVQTADYESAGVK
- the tyrS gene encoding tyrosine--tRNA ligase produces the protein MMSEESTKIVLTDEQKQEVDRQMAIICRGVAEIVPEEEMRKKVERSVATGTPLKVKLGLDPSAPDIHVGHTVVLHKLRQFQEMGHTVQILIGDFTGRIGDPTGKSETRKPLTEEEVKVNAATYVEQFAKILDIDKIEVNYNSTWLAPLTFADVVTLAAKTTVARMLERDDFEKRYTSNQPISIHEFFYPLMQGYDSVALESDVELGGTDQKFNLLMGRQLQKEYGQEQQCALTMPIIEGLDGVQKMSKSLGNYIGISEAPNEIYGKSMSIPDELMVKYYELATDITLEELAQLKAGLADGSVHPRDAKMRLARTFVQMYHGEEAADEAENHFKTVFQQRALPTDIPEKEVATTELEDGKLWIVKLLSVLELVPTNGEARRMVQQGAVKINEEKVESVDDHIVVEDGMIVQVGKRKFAKVKLS